From the Peromyscus leucopus breed LL Stock chromosome 8b, UCI_PerLeu_2.1, whole genome shotgun sequence genome, one window contains:
- the Spata32 gene encoding spermatogenesis-associated protein 32 → MGVTGVNAFPCCGKNSVDIVERTNDHHQQPHTPKEKEEDETELEAELPKTESLPIVLPDPGPVPQLEEMGPVVDSKPTPEPEEDYFTESLEQKGYRIESLKPYEEERQSRTWSFNANSSNREEEQVSTTQFRSIRVQTSKHLFWANKLIQASEHSLQQALEKHRKSPRERKSVCISQVLTDCAPRPPSPCLSCSSLPTAIGLADLINFASSLAVASSSHKEVPNLENMIKATSEKLQETPIDLCQPVQSIKFTQATQITQITSEKQEKSFEDMTTQKSWTPETSNVACSYLDFSKTGLKNATIQGEVKFVQAPAKSSQLQEANDSVPGTKKGNPLLLKIHFKLSSPLPQKK, encoded by the exons ATGGGGGTGACAG GTGTCAATGCATTCCCATGCTGTGGCAAAAATTCTGTGGACATCGTGGAAAGAAC GAATGACCACCACCAGCAGCCccacacccctaaagaaaaggaggaggacgaAACAGAG CTGGAAGCAGAGTTACCCAAGACGGAGTCCCTGCCCATAGTGCTCCCAGATCCAGGCCCAGTACCACAGCTGGAGGAGATGGGGCCAGTGGTAGACTCTAAGCCCACACCTGAGCCTGAGGAAGACTACTTCACTGAAAGCCTGGAGCAGAAAGGCTACAGGATCGAATCTCTCAAGCCCTATGAGGAAGAGCGGCAATCCAGAACCTGGAGCTTCAATGCAAACTCAAGCAACAGGGAAGAGGAGCAGGTGTCCACCACCCAGTTCCGCTCCATCCGCGTGCAGACCTCCAAACACCTCTTCTGGGCGAACAAGCTCATCCAGGCGTCAGAGCACAGCCTCCAGCAGGCCTTAGAAAAACATCGCAAGAGCCCCCGGGAAAGGAAGTCTGTCTGCATCTCCCAGGTTCTCACAGACTGCGCCCCGCGACCACCCAGCCCCTGTCTATCTTGCTCCAGCCTGCCCACAGCCATTGGCCTGGCAGATCTGATCAACTTTGCGTCCTCTCTGGCTGTAGCCTCCTCCAGCCACAAGGAAGTGCCTAATTTAGAAAATATGATCAAAGCTACATCCGAGAAGTTGCAAGAGACACCTATAGACCTTTGCCAGCCAGTCCAGTCCATCAAGTTTACCCAGGCTACCCAGATCACCCAGATAACCTCCGAGAAGCAAGAGAAGTCATTTGAAGACATGACAACTCAGAAATCTTGGACTCCAGAAACCAGTAATGTAGCTTGCTCTTACCTAGATTTTAGCAAGACGGGACTCAAGAATGCCACCATCCAAGGGGAAGTGAAGTTTGTCCAGGCACCAGCCAAGTCCTCCCAGCTTCAGGAAGCCAACGA CTCGGTGCCGGGAACCAAGAAAGGGAATCCATTATTGCTGAAAATCCATTTTAAGTTGTCATCCCCCTTACCCCAAAAGAAATGA
- the LOC114702262 gene encoding EF-hand calcium-binding domain-containing protein 3-like — protein sequence MEGSRGQKTKRPSSTLRRPPQKPRSLLTRDTREEPAGRVQKGRLQLQMGQLPQSELAAMATKEEQTILRAREFKDPEATHPYWPGPDTKSQSSADDSMVPLTPRQLAAFQDIFKLFSCSPTGTVDMHSMKVALRNVGIQLGPQEMCEALRLADLDGDGIVSFKDFLGVLTDNHRLAQCMGQMKSSRVCEPPGLQTLFLEMLFKLLRQGFVPSKSGQEVTSYYFKQQRALPMSMCSKSRARGQGRPARAHTGLTFFCQAARLSGLSSSQLARSLHTLYRAGGRNPYAQIPSLPGRPRPERRISNRAPCPDVRLPKPHQPGRPKLPPNLGPLCKGPLRPPAGLASQPLEQMRPSKLPSSPPTLVQKHPSSPSPACFQRCAMKSLYK from the exons ATGGAGG gcagcagaggccagaagaccaaGAGACCCTCATCGACACTGAGAAG GCCTCCACAGAAGCCTCGGAGTCTCCTCACACGAGATACACGAGAGGAGCCGGCTGGCAGGGTGCAGAAAGGGCGGCTGCAGCTGCAGATGGGCCAGCTGCCTCAGTCAGAGCTAGCAGCCATGGCCACAAAGGAGGAGCAGACCATACTGAGGGCAAGAGAATTTAAGGACCCTGAAGCTACCCATCCATATTGGCCAGGCCCAGACACCAAGTCTCAGAG TTCGGCCGATGATAGCATGGTACCCCTGACACCCCGGCAGCTGGCAG ccttccaggaTATCTTCAAACTGTTCAGCTGCAGCCCCACGGGCACCGTAGACATGCATAGCATGAAGGTTGCCCTGCGCAATGTGGGTATCCAGCTGGGTCCACAGGAGATGTGCGAGGCTCTTCGGCTGGCCGACTTAGATG GTGATGGAATCGTCAGCTTCAAGGACTTCCTGGGTGTCCTCACTGACAATCACCGCCTAGCTCAATGCATGG GCCAAATGAAGAGCAGTCGGGTCTGTGAGCCCCCGGGTCTGCAGACCCTGTTCCTCGAGATGCTGTTCAAGCTACTGAGGCAGGGCTTTGTGCCCTCCAAATCAGGACAGGAGGTGACTAG CTACTATTTCAAGCAGCAGCGGGCTCTGCCGATGAGCATGTGCTCTAAGAGCCGGGCGCGCGGCCAGGGTCGGCCTGCGCGTGCACACACGGGTCTCACCTTCTTCTGCCAGGCGGCGCGCCTCAGCggcctctccagctcccagctggCGCGCTCCCTGCACACACTGTACAGAGCGG GTGGGCGCAACCCCTACGCTCAGATTCCCAGCTTGCCCGGGCGCCCGCGACCGGAACGCAGGATCTCGAACCGAGCCCCGTGCCCCGACGTTCGCCTCCCCAAGCCCCATCAGCCAGGCCGCCCCAAGCTCCCTCCCAACTTGGGGCCACTCTGCAAAG GTCCCCTCCGCCCTCCCGCCGGGCTAGCGAGCCAGCCGCTGGAGCAAATGCGCCCCTCGAAGCTACCTTCCTCCCCGCCAACTCTAGTGCAGAAGCACCCATCCTCCCCTTCGCCAGCCTGTTTCCAGAGATGTGCTATGAAGAGCTTGTACAAGTAA
- the Fmnl1 gene encoding LOW QUALITY PROTEIN: formin-like protein 1 (The sequence of the model RefSeq protein was modified relative to this genomic sequence to represent the inferred CDS: inserted 1 base in 1 codon): MGNAAGSAEQPAGPTASPPKQPAAPKQPMPAAGELEERFTRVLNCMNLPPDKVHLLSQYDNEKKWELICDQERFQVKNPPAAYIQKLKSFLDTGGVSRKVAADWMSNLGFKRRVQESTQVLRELETSLRTNHIGWVQEFLNEENRGLDVLLEYLAFAQCSVTYDMESTDNVASSAEKSKPLDQSVEDLTKAPPSSVPKSRLTIKLTPAHSRKALRNSRIVSQKDDVHVCIMCLRAIMNYQSGFSLVMNHPACVNEIALSLNNKNPRTKALVLELLAAVCLVRGGHDIILAAFNNFKEVCGEQHRFEKLMEYFRNDDSNIDFMVACMQFINIVVHSVENMNFRVFLQYEFTHLGLDLYLERLRLTESDKLQVQIQAYLDNVFDVGTLLEDTETKNAVLEHMEELQEQVALLTERLRDAENDSMAKIAELEKQLSQARKELETLRERVSESNPMGTARRIPEPEKVPXPAVVRPSALELKVEELEEKGLIRILRGPGDVVSIEILPGAVATPSGDSAPTPGVPTDSPSPAESVPGAASPPPPPPPPPPPPLPNLQSPHQALPSAPPLAPPLPGCAEPPPAPPLPGDLPPPPPPPPLGTDGPVPPPPPPPPGGPPDIHGGQDPEIGPGVKAKKPIQTKFRMPLLNWVALKPSQITGTVFTELNDEKVLQELDMNDFEEQFKTKSQGPSLDLSTLKGKAAHKAPTKATLIEANRAKNLAITLRKGNLGADRICQAIETYDLQTLSLDFLELLTRFLPTEYERSLIARFEKEQRPMEELSEEDRFMLRFSRIQRLPERMNTLTFLGNFPDTAQLLMPQLNAIIAASMSIKSSDKLRQILEIVLAFGNYMNSSKRGAAYGFRLQSLDALLEMKSTDRKQTLLHYLVKVIAEKYPQLTGFHSDLHFLDKAGSVSLDSVLGDVRSLQRGLELTQREFVRQDDCLVLKEFLRANSPTMDKLLADSKTAQEAYESVVEYFGENPKTTSPSMFFSLFSRFTKAYKKAEQEVEQWKKEAAADTSGREEPPAPKSPPKARRQQMDLISELKRKQQKEPLIYEGDRDGAIEDIITDLRNQPYIRADTGRRSARRRPPGPPLQVTADLSL; encoded by the exons AACTGTATGAACTTGCCTCCAGACAAGGTCCACCTGCTGAGCCAGTATGACAATGAGAAGAAGTGGGAACTCATCTGTGACCAG GAGCGGTTTCAAGTCAAGAATCCTCCCGCAGCCTACATTCAGAAGCTGAAGAGCTTCCTGGATACTGGTGGGGTCAGCCGAAAGGTAGCAGCTGATTGGATGTCCAATCTGGGG TTTAAGAGGCGAGTTCAGGAGTCTACGCAGGTGCTTCGGGAACTGGAAACTTCCCTGAGGACAAACCACATTGG GTGGGTGCAGGAGTTTCTCAATGAAGAGAACCGTGGCCTGGATGTCCTGCTTGAGTACCTGGCCTTCGCTCAATGCTCTGTCAC GTATGACATGGAAAGTACAGACAACGTGGCCTCGAGCGCAGAGAAGAGCAAGCCCCTGGATCAGTCCGTGGAAGACCTCACCAAGGCACCACCCTCATCTGTGCCCAAAAGTCGCCTGACCATCAA GCTGACACCGGCCCACAGTAGGAAGGCCCTGAGGAATTCCCGAATCGTCAGCCAGAAGGATGATGTCCATGTGTGCATCATGTGTCTGAGAGCCATCATGAACTACCAG tccGGCTTCAGCCTTGTTATGAACCACCCAGCCTGTGTCAACGAGATCGCTCTGAGCCTTAACAACAAGAACCCCAG aACCAAGGCTTTGGTGCTGGAGCTGCTGGCAGCCGTGTGCCTGGTGCGGGGAGGACATGACATCATTCTTGCGGCCTTTAACAACTTCAAGGAG GTGTGCGGGGAACAGCACCGCTTTGAAAAGCTGATGGAATATTTCCGGAATGATGACAGTAACATTGACTTCATG GTGGCTTGCATGCAGTTCATCAACATTGTGGTACACTCAGTGGAGAACATGAACTTCCGTGTCTTCTTGCAATATGAATTCACTCACCTGGGCCTGGACCTGTACTTGGAG AGGCTCCGGCTGACGGAGAGTGACAAGCTGCAGGTGCAGATCCAGGCGTACCTGGACAACGTTTTTGATGTGGGAACCCTGCTGGAGGACACAGAGACTAAGAATGCAGTGCTGGAGCACATGGAGGAGCTGCAGGAGCAGGTGGCACTG CTGACAGAGCGGCTTCGAGACGCAGAGAACGACTCCATGGCCAAGATCGCTGAACTGGAGAAGCAGCTAAGCCAGGCGCGCAAGGAACTGGAGACCCTGAGG GAGCGGGTCAGCGAGTCAAACCCCATGGGCACTGCCAGACGTATCCCTGAGCCTGAGAAAGTGC GCCCCGCCGTGGTGAGACCTTCAGCTCTCGAGCTGAAAGTGGAGGAGCTTGAGGAAAAGGGGTTAATCCGAATCCTGCGGGGGCCCGGGGATGTCGTCTCCATCGAGATCCTCCCAGGAGCGGTGGCGACACCAAGTGGTGACAGCGCACCAACTCCGGGGGTGCCCACTGACTCTCCTAGCCCAG CAGAGTCGGTTCCCGGAGCAGCatcaccgccaccgccaccaccaccaccgccgccaccccCACTACCTAACCTCCAGTCCCCGCATCAAGCCCTTCCCTCTGCACCCccgctggccccgcccctcccagGCTGCGCAGAGCCTCCACCTGCACCACCGTTGCCTGGAGACCtgccgcccccaccccctccacccccacttgGTACTGATGGGCCagtaccacccccacccccaccccctccggGAGGGCCTCCTGATATCCATGGAGGACAAGACCCAGAGATAGGCCCAG GGGTGAAAGCCAAGAAACCCATCCAGACCAAATTCCGGATGCCACTGCTGAACTGGGTGGCGTTGAAACCCAGCCAGATCACAGGCACTGTCTTCACTGAGCTCAATGATGAGAAAGTGTTGCAG GAGCTAGACATGAATGACTTTGAGGAGCAGTTCAAGACCAAATCTCAAGGCCCCAGCCTGGACCTCAGCACTCTGAAGGGGAAGGCAGCCCACAAAGCTCCCACCAAGGCAACACTCATTGAGGCCAACCGGGCCAAGAATTTGGCCATCACCCTGCGCAAGGGCAACCTAGGGGCAGACAGAATCTGCCAGGCCATTGAGAC GTATGACCTTCAGACTCTCAGCCTGGATTTCTTGGAGCTGCTGACCCGCTTCCTGCCCACAGAGTATGAGCGCAGCCTCATAGCCCGCTTCGAGAAGGAGCAGCGGCCGATGGAGGAGCTGTCGGAGGAGGACCGCTTCATGCTGCGCTTCAGTCGCATCCAGAGGCTGCCAGAGCGCATGAACACACTCACCTTCCTGGGCAACTTTCCAGACACGGCCCAGCTGCTCATGCCG CAACTGAATGCCATCATTGCAGCCTCAATGTCCATCAAGTCTTCCGACAAGCTTCGCCAGATCCTGGAG ATTGTCCTGGCTTTTGGCAACTACATGAACAGCAGTAAGCGCGGGGCAGCCTATGGTTTCCGACTTCAGAGTCTGGATGCG TTGCTGGAGATGAAGTCGACTGACCGAAAACAGACATTGCTGCACTACTTGGTGAAGGTCATCGCCGAGAAGTACCCACAGCTCACGGGCTTTCATAGCGACCTGCACTTCTTGGACAAGGCAGGCTCAG TGTCCCTAGACAGTGTCCTGGGGGACGTGCGCTCCCTGCAGCGAGGCCTGGAGTTGACACAGAGAGAGTTTGTGCGGCAGGATGACTGTCTGGTGCTCAAAGAGTTCCTGAGGGCCAACTCTCCCACCATGGACAAGCTGCTGGCAGACAGCAAGACCGCTCAG GAGGCCTACGAGTCGGTAGTGGAGTACTTCGGAGAAAATCCCAAGACCACGTCCCCCtccatgtttttttctctcttcagccGTTTCACCAAGGCCTATAAG AAAGCCGAGCAAGAGGTGGAACAGTGGAAGAAGGAGGCAGCGGCGGATACCTCAGGCAGGGAAGAGCCTCCAGCACCCAAG TCTCCGCCCAAGGCCAGGCGGCAACAGATGGACCTCATCTCTGAGCTGAAACGGAAGCAGCAGAAAGAGCCACTCATCTACGAGGGTGACCGAGATGGGGCCATCGAAGACATCATCACAG ATCTTCGGAACCAGCCCTACATCCGTGCAGACACAGGCCGCCGAAGTGCTCGCCGGCGACCCCCGGGACCCCCACTGCAGGTCACTGCTGACCTCTCGCTGTAG